From Amycolatopsis sp. cg9, one genomic window encodes:
- the rpsD gene encoding 30S ribosomal protein S4: MARYTGPATRISRRLKVDLIGGDQAFERRPYPPGQHGRGRIKESEYLLQSQEKQKARYTYGVLERQFVRYYKEAVRRPGKTGENLLQILESRLDNVIYRAGIARTRRQARQLVSHGHFLVNGVKVNVPSYQVTKWDIIDVRPKSFAMLPFVVAKESFGERPIPAWLQVVQSNLRVLVHQLPERAQIDVPVQEQLIVELYSK, from the coding sequence ATGGCTCGTTACACCGGCCCCGCGACGCGTATTTCGCGTCGCCTCAAGGTTGACCTCATCGGCGGCGACCAGGCTTTCGAGCGTCGCCCCTACCCGCCGGGCCAGCACGGCCGCGGGCGCATCAAGGAGTCCGAGTACCTCCTGCAGTCGCAGGAGAAGCAGAAGGCTCGCTACACCTACGGCGTTCTCGAGCGCCAGTTCGTCCGGTACTACAAGGAAGCCGTCCGGCGTCCCGGTAAGACCGGTGAGAACCTGCTGCAGATCCTCGAGTCCCGCCTGGACAACGTGATCTACCGCGCCGGCATCGCCCGCACCCGCCGTCAGGCGCGTCAGCTGGTGAGCCACGGCCACTTCCTGGTCAACGGCGTCAAGGTCAACGTCCCGTCCTACCAGGTCACCAAGTGGGACATCATCGACGTGCGGCCGAAGTCGTTCGCGATGCTGCCCTTCGTCGTGGCCAAGGAGTCCTTCGGCGAGCGCCCCATCCCGGCGTGGCTGCAGGTCGTCCAGTCCAACCTCCGCGTGCTGGTCCACCAGCTGCCGGAGCGTGCGCAGATCGACGTTCCGGTTCAGGAACAGCTGATCGTCGAGCTCTACTCGAAGTAG